One Glycine max cultivar Williams 82 chromosome 6, Glycine_max_v4.0, whole genome shotgun sequence DNA segment encodes these proteins:
- the LOC100782466 gene encoding receptor-like protein kinase HSL1: MSKLPLFMLKFPFHFLLLLSVIVPFQVFSQSENTEQTVLLSLKRELGDPPSLRSWEPSPSAPCDWAEIRCDNGSVTRLLLSRKNITTNTKNLSSTICNLKHLFKLDLSSNFISGEFPTTLYNCSDLRHLDLSDNYLAGQIPADVDRLKTLTHLNLGSNYFSGEIMPSIGNLPELQTLLLYKNNFNGTIRGEIGNLSNLEILGLAYNPKLKGAKIPLEFAKLRKLRIMWMTQCNLIGEIPEYFGNILTNLERLDLSRNNLTGSIPRSLFSLKKLKFLYLYYNSLSGVIPSPTMQGLNLTELDFSKNNLTGSIPGELGNLKSLVTLHLYSNYLSGEIPTSLSLLPSLEYFRVFNNGLSGTLPPDLGLHSRIVAVEVSENHLSGELPQHLCASGALIGFVAFSNNFSGVLPQWIGNCPSLDTIQVFNNNFSGEVPLGLWTSRNISSLVLSNNSFSGPLPSKVFWNTKRIEIANNKFSGRISIGITSAANLVYFDARNNMLSGEIPRELTHLSQLSTLMLDGNQLSGALPSEIISWKSLSTMTLSRNKLSGKIPIAMTALPSLAYLDLSQNDISGEIPPQFDRLRFVFLNLSSNQIYGKISDEFNNHAFENSFLNNPHLCAYNPNVNLPNCLTKTMPHSSNSSSKSLALILVVIIVVLLTIASLVFYMLKTQWGKRHCKHNKIETWRVTSFQRLDLTEINFLSSLTDNNLIGSGGFGKVYRIASNRPGEYFAVKKIWNRKDMDGKLEKEFMAEVEILGNIRHSNIVKLLCCYASEDSKLLVYEYMENQSLDKWLHGKKKTSPSRLSWPTRLNIAIGTAQGLCYMHHDCSPPVIHRDVKSSNILLDSEFRAKIADFGLAKMLAKLGEPHTMSALAGSFGYIPPEYAYSTKINEKVDVYSFGVVLLELVTGRNPNKAGDHACSLVEWAWEHFSEGKSITDAFDEDIKDPCYAEQMTSVFKLALLCTSSLPSTRPSTKEILQVLHRCCHSGSTRRRVGNEFNITPLLGDTRYIYSYKESNAASNNSSW; the protein is encoded by the exons ATGTCCAAACTACCCCTCTTCATGCTGaaatttccttttcatttcctCTTATTGCTCAGTGTCATAGTACCCTTTCAAGTATTTTCACAATCAGAAAATACCGAACAAACAGTCCTACTCTCCCTCAAACGTGAATTGGGGGACCCACCGTCGCTCCGATCATGGGAACCGTCACCGTCGGCGCCGTGCGACTGGGCGGAGATTCGCTGCGATAACGGCTCCGTCACGAGGCTCCTCCTCTCCCGCAAAAACATCACCACCAACACCAAGAACCTCTCTTCCACAATCTGCAACCTCAAACACCTCTTCAAGCTCGACCTCTCCAGCAACTTCATCTCCGGCGAGTTCCCGACAACGCTGTACAACTGCTCCGACCTCCGGCACCTCGACCTGTCGGACAACTACCTCGCCGGACAAATTCCCGCCGACGTCGACCGCCTCAAAACGCTCACTCACCTTAACCTCGGCAGCAACTACTTCTCCGGCGAGATCATGCCGTCGATCGGAAACCTGCCGGAGCTGCAAACTCTCCTCCTCTACAAAAACAACTTCAACGGAACCATCCGCGGGGAAATCGGAAACTTGTCCAATCTCGAAATCTTGGGTTTGGCTTATAACCCAAAGCTCAAAGGCGCGAAAATCCCGTTGGAGTTTGCCAAGTTAAGAAAACTGAGGATCATGTGGATGACGCAGTGTAACTTGATCGGAGAGATTCCAGAATATTTCGGGAATATTCTCACGAATCTGGAACGGTTGGATTTGTCGAGGAACAATCTAACAGGGAGCATTCCTCGGAGTTTGTTCTCGCTGAAGAAGTTGAAGTTCTTATACTTGTACTATAACAGTTTGTCGGGTGTAATACCTAGTCCTACGATGCAGGGTTTGAATTTAACCGAACTTGATTTCTCTAAGAACAATTTGACGGGTTCCATACCCGGAGAGCTTGGAAACTTGAAGAGTTTGGTTACCTTGCACTTGTATTCGAATTACTTGTCTGGTGAGATTCCAACAAGTTTAAGCCTACTTCCTAGTCTTGAGTATTTCAGGGTTTTCAACAATGGTTTGAGTGGAACACTGCCTCCAGATCTAGGCTTGCATTCGAGGATTGTTGCGGTTGAGGTTTCAGAGAATCATCTCAGTGGTGAGTTGCCGCAGCATTTGTGTGCAAGTGGTGCTCTCATTGGTTTTGTTGCTTTTTCTAACAATTTTAGCGGGGTTTTGCCTCAATGGATTGGGAATTGTCCTTCTCTCGACACGATTCaggtttttaataataatttctctGGGGAGGTACCTTTGGGTTTGTGGACTTCGAGGAACATTTCCTCCTTGGTTCTGAGCAACAACTCCTTTTCTGGGCCTCTTCCGAGTAAAGTATTTTGGAATACAAAAAGGATTGAGATAGCGAACAACAAGTTCTCCGGAAGGATATCTATTGGGATTACTTCGGCGGCAaatttggtgtattttgatgCGAGAAACAACATGCTTTCCGGTGAAATTCCGAGGGAATTGACGCATCTTTCTCAACTTAGTACTCTCATGCTTGATGGTAACCAACTTTCTGGTGCCCTTCCATCTGAGATTATTTCATGGAAATCACTGAGTACTATGACACTCTCAAGAAACAAACTCTCTGGCAAAATCCCTATTGCTATGACCGCTCTTCCTAGCTTGGCTTACTTGGACTTGTCCCAAAATGACATATCAGGTGAAATCCCACCTCAGTTTGATAGATTGAGGTTTGTTTTTCTCAACTTGTCTTCCAACCAAATATATGGGAAAATCTCTGATGAGTTTAATAACCACGCATTTGAAAACAGTTTCTTGAACAATCCTCATCTGTGTGCTTACAATCCAAACGTCAACCTTCCTAACTGCTTGACCAAAACCATGCCACACTCTAGCAATTCATCTTCAAAATCACTTGCCCTGATTTTGGTTGTCATCATCGTTGTGTTGTTGACCATAGCCTCCTTGGTCTTCTATATGTTGAAAACGCAATGGGGCAAACGGCACTGCAAGCATAATAAGATTGAAACGTGGAGGGTCACCTCATTCCAGAGGCTTGATCTCACGGAAATAAATTTCCTCTCAAGTTTGACAGACAATAACCTCATAGGAAGTGGAGGGTTTGGGAAAGTTTACCGGATTGCTTCAAATCGTCCAGGTGAGTATTTTGCGGTGAAGAAGATTTGGAATCGCAAGGATATGGATGGCAAGTTGGAGAAAGAGTTTATGGCTGAGGTTGAGATCCTGGGTAATATTCGGCACTCGAATATAGTGAAGCTTTTGTGTTGTTATGCTAGTGAAGACTCCAAACTTCTTGTTTATGAATACATGGAAAATCAGAGCCTGGACAAATGGCTTCATGGAAAGAAGAAAACGTCACCTTCTAGGTTGAGTTGGCCAACGAGGTTGAATATTGCCATTGGGACTGCACAAGGTCTGTGTTACATGCACCATGATTGCTCACCCCCGGTCATCCACCGAGATGTCAAGTCTAGCAATATACTGTTGGACTCAGAGTTCAGAGCTAAAATAGCAGATTTTGGTCTCGCCAAGATGTTGGCAAAGCTTGGTGAACCACACACCATGTCTGCTCTAGCAGGCTCTTTTGGCTACATTCCACCAG AATACGCCTACTCAACAAAGATTAACGAGAAGGTTGATGTATATAGCTTTGGGGTTGTGCTCTTAGAACTTGTGACAGGAAGAAATCCTAATAAAGCAGGCGACCATGCATGCAGCCTAGTTGAATGGGCGTGGGAGCATTTTAGTGAAGGGAAGAGCATTACTGATGCATTCGACGAGGATATCAAAGATCCATGTTATGCAGAACAGATGACGAGTGTCTTCAAATTAGCTCTCCTTTGCACAAGCTCGTTGCCCTCAACTAGGCCTTCCACGAAGGAGATTTTGCAAGTTCTTCATCGGTGTTGCCATTCAGGTTCTACACGTAGAAGAGTGGGAAACGAATTTAATATCACCCCTCTTCTTGGTGATACAAGGTACATCTATAGTTACAAGGAGAGTAATGCTGCAAGCAATAACTCATCTTGGTGA